Proteins found in one Pyrus communis chromosome 15, drPyrComm1.1, whole genome shotgun sequence genomic segment:
- the LOC137717945 gene encoding cathecol O-methyltransferase 1-like, with translation MALQPEEEENFCYAMQIAFSSVLSMSMQSAIELGVFDIIAKAGPGAKLSSSEIVAHISSGTRNSEAPMMLDRILRLLASHSILICSFVANEEDGSDSQRLYSLGPVSKYFVTNEDGVSLGPLMAFIQDKILLGNWPQLKEAVTEGGIPFNRVHGIHSFEYLDLDPRFNHVFSTGMFNHTTIVMKKIVHLYKGFEKLTQLVDVGGNEGVNLSVITSKYPHIKGINFDLPHVVKNAPSYPGVEHVGGDMFASVPSGDAIFMKYILHDWNDQDCIKLLKNCYNAIPDDGKVIIVEALLPAMPETSTAVKSTSQIDVLMLTLNWGGKERSREEFMALATGAGFSGIKYECFVCNCWVMEIFK, from the exons ATGGCCCTGCAGCCGGAAGAAGAGGAAAACTTCTGCTATGCCATGCAGATCGCGTTTTCTTCAGTGCTGTCCATGTCTATGCAATCAGCAATCGAGTTAGGCGTTTTCGACATCATAGCAAAAGCCGGTCCTGGTGCCAAGCTCTCTTCATCAGAGATTGTAGCCCATATCAGCAGCGGCACCAGGAATTCTGAGGCACCGATGATGTTGGACCGTATTCTAAGGCTCCTAGCCAGTCACTCTATTCTCATCTGCTCTTTTGTTGCTAATGAAGAAGATGGGTCTGATTCTCAAAGGCTCTATAGCCTTGGCCCTGTGTCCAAGTACTTTGTGACTAATGAAGATGGTGTTTCTTTAGGTCCCTTGATGGCATTCATTCAAGACAAGATCTTACTAGGCAACTG GCCCCAGCTAAAAGAAGCAGTTACTGAAGGAGGAATTCCATTTAACAGGGTCCATGGTATCCATTCTTTTGAGTATCTAGATTTAGACCCCAGGTTTAATCACGTTTTCAGCACAGGAATGTTTAACCACACCACTATTGTCATGAAGAAGATTGTTCATCTCTACAAGGGTTTTGAGAAACTTACTCAACTTGTTGACGTTGGCGGTAATGAGGGAGTGAATCTTAGTGTAATCACTTCTAAATATCCTCATATTAAGGGTATCAATTTCGACTTGCCTCATGTTGTAAAAAATGCCCCTTCATATCCTG GAGTCGAACATGTTGGAGGAGACATGTTTGCAAGTGTTCCATCTGGGGATGCCATTTTTATGAAG TATATACTTCACGATTGGAATGACCAAGACTGCATAAAGTTGTTGAAAAATTGTTACAACGCTATTCCAGACGATGGAAAAGTGATTATCGTGGAAGCACTTCTTCCGGCGATGCCAGAGACTAGCACCGCCGTGAAGAGCACCTCCCAGATTGATGTGCTTATGCTGACTCTTAACTGGGGAGGAAAGGAGCGGAGCCGAGAAGAGTTCATGGCTTTGGCAACTGGTGCTGGATTTAGTGGCATTAAATATGAATGTTTTGTCTGTAATTGTTGGGTGATGGAGATCTTTAAGTAA